A DNA window from Candidatus Aegiribacteria sp. contains the following coding sequences:
- a CDS encoding NTP transferase domain-containing protein — MKSPLPKVVHPVLGVPMVIRVVRQAMKAGYDKPVVVVGHGRKSVIPLLENEGISWAVQEEQLGTAHALSCGVKDLIADDVTVLLGDVPLLRSHTITELSETRRKADAGIAVLTTFPPDSSGYGRVVRKGSFLSSIVEERDATPEQLSIGEINTGIMSFDGSILPVLLKGITTDNDQKEYYLTDAITIARSKGIRTTAVVADDWREVAGINDRVQLAEATGNLRQRVINEHLRQGVIIPDPNNVWIEESVTIGNDVSIGRSCRLSGRTLLGDGCILGDGCVIVDTVLPAGTVLEPFTVTGWSGKR, encoded by the coding sequence ATGAAATCACCTCTTCCCAAAGTTGTGCATCCCGTACTCGGGGTACCAATGGTCATTCGTGTAGTACGCCAGGCAATGAAAGCCGGTTATGATAAACCTGTCGTAGTTGTAGGTCATGGAAGGAAAAGTGTAATACCTCTTCTTGAAAATGAAGGCATTTCGTGGGCTGTACAGGAAGAACAGCTTGGAACCGCTCATGCCCTATCGTGCGGGGTTAAGGATCTTATCGCAGATGACGTTACCGTTCTGCTCGGAGATGTACCTCTGCTCAGAAGTCATACTATAACTGAACTGTCGGAAACTCGCCGTAAAGCTGATGCGGGAATTGCTGTTCTCACTACTTTTCCTCCTGATTCATCAGGATATGGAAGGGTAGTCAGAAAAGGGAGTTTTCTCTCTTCTATCGTTGAGGAAAGAGATGCAACACCTGAGCAGCTTTCAATTGGGGAAATCAATACCGGTATCATGTCTTTTGATGGTTCTATTCTACCTGTTCTCCTTAAGGGAATTACCACAGACAATGACCAGAAGGAGTATTACCTGACTGACGCGATCACGATAGCCCGTTCCAAGGGAATACGCACAACAGCCGTTGTCGCGGATGACTGGAGGGAAGTTGCGGGAATAAACGACCGCGTTCAGCTTGCGGAAGCAACAGGGAATTTACGCCAACGTGTAATTAACGAACATCTCAGACAGGGAGTTATTATTCCTGACCCGAATAATGTATGGATAGAGGAATCCGTAACTATTGGAAATGATGTTTCCATTGGAAGATCCTGCAGACTTTCAGGAAGAACACTGCTTGGCGATGGATGCATATTAGGCGATGGATGCGTGATAGTTGATACTGTTCTCCCGGCAGGAACAGTTCTGGAACCCTTCACTGTTACAGGGTGGAGTGGAAAACGGTGA
- a CDS encoding aspartate 1-decarboxylase, with protein sequence MQRCFLGSKLHRMIITEADLDYIGSITIDGELLDISGILPGERVQVADLSTGSRFETYVLEGPRGSGMICINGAAARLVNPGDRAIILQYVWVDRDETPPQPRVVVADDRNLNPELLDV encoded by the coding sequence GTGCAAAGGTGCTTTCTTGGATCGAAGCTTCACAGAATGATTATTACCGAAGCTGACCTTGATTACATTGGATCCATAACAATCGATGGAGAATTGCTTGACATATCAGGGATTCTACCCGGTGAAAGAGTTCAGGTTGCTGATCTATCTACGGGCTCCAGGTTTGAAACCTATGTTCTTGAAGGGCCTCGAGGAAGTGGTATGATCTGCATTAATGGAGCTGCCGCAAGACTTGTTAATCCTGGTGACAGAGCAATCATTCTGCAGTACGTATGGGTCGATCGTGATGAAACTCCTCCCCAGCCCAGGGTGGTTGTCGCTGATGACAGAAATCTCAATCCTGAATTGCTTGATGTATGA
- a CDS encoding sugar kinase gives MALLVVGSVALDTVTTPAGKVEETLGGSAVYFSLGASCFDVIRIVGVVGPDFPMSEKRFLAERRIDVRGLVTGQGPTFRWEGVYGPDFGDARTIRTELGVFASFEPKLPEDYMNTPYIFLANIDPSLQLDVLDQVHNPSWIAVDTMNLWIDQQRDKVLKVFRKVNIVFVNASEAKQISGKRNLFDAAEFILKSGPRYVVIKMGAAGAMIFGGDKPFILPAYPLDEVIDPTGAGDTFASGMLGYLAGSDSDLNFDSMKKGLAYGSVNASYAVNGFGIEKLREITREEIDSRMDYYLSTNQLGEWKL, from the coding sequence ATGGCACTTCTTGTAGTTGGTTCTGTTGCTCTGGATACAGTTACAACACCCGCAGGCAAGGTGGAGGAAACACTTGGTGGTTCCGCGGTCTATTTTTCACTTGGAGCATCATGCTTTGATGTTATCAGGATTGTGGGAGTTGTTGGACCTGATTTCCCGATGTCAGAAAAAAGATTCCTTGCTGAACGGAGAATTGATGTCAGGGGTCTCGTCACAGGACAGGGTCCCACTTTCCGGTGGGAGGGCGTGTACGGTCCTGATTTCGGTGATGCGAGAACAATCAGGACAGAACTCGGAGTATTCGCCAGCTTTGAGCCGAAACTACCGGAGGATTACATGAATACTCCATATATCTTCCTGGCAAATATAGATCCTTCGCTTCAGCTTGATGTTCTCGATCAGGTTCATAATCCCAGCTGGATCGCTGTGGACACCATGAATCTCTGGATTGATCAGCAGAGAGACAAGGTGCTGAAAGTCTTCAGAAAAGTTAATATTGTTTTTGTAAATGCTTCGGAAGCAAAACAGATTTCAGGGAAAAGAAATCTCTTCGATGCCGCGGAATTCATTCTGAAATCCGGTCCGAGGTATGTCGTTATTAAAATGGGTGCAGCCGGAGCGATGATCTTCGGTGGAGACAAACCTTTCATTCTGCCGGCTTACCCTCTTGATGAGGTTATTGATCCTACCGGAGCTGGTGATACATTCGCCTCGGGAATGCTTGGATACCTCGCGGGGAGTGACAGTGATCTTAATTTTGACAGTATGAAAAAAGGGCTTGCATACGGATCAGTTAATGCAAGTTACGCGGTTAATGGTTTCGGCATTGAAAAACTGAGAGAAATAACCCGTGAAGAGATTGATTCGAGGATGGATTATTACCTGTCTACAAACCAGCTTGGAGAATGGAAATTATGA
- the rsfS gene encoding ribosome silencing factor translates to MSDSILDTLAEAMMERHGFKVVALDMSETPLTMEAFLIVSAENRIQARAISDHVERTARANAFRKHHIEGYDEGSWILIDFIDLVVHIFLPQTREYYNLEMLWSDVPRIQFDNEEESPENGTGNP, encoded by the coding sequence TTGTCCGATAGTATTCTGGATACTCTTGCAGAAGCGATGATGGAGCGGCATGGATTCAAGGTTGTTGCTCTGGATATGAGCGAAACTCCCCTGACTATGGAAGCATTTCTGATCGTATCTGCCGAAAATAGAATCCAGGCTAGAGCTATCTCGGATCATGTGGAGAGAACAGCAAGAGCAAACGCTTTCCGAAAACACCATATCGAAGGTTATGATGAGGGAAGCTGGATTCTGATTGATTTTATAGATTTGGTTGTCCATATTTTCCTGCCTCAGACCAGGGAATACTACAACCTTGAAATGCTCTGGAGTGATGTGCCCAGAATTCAGTTCGATAACGAGGAGGAATCACCCGAAAATGGAACCGGCAACCCTTAG
- a CDS encoding HIT domain-containing protein, which translates to MKRLLAPWRDSYVSKPTPDDGCILCKIGVETDNDRKNYVLFREHGFYIVLNRFPYINGHLMIVPLRHAGDISSLQESELDTMIRLVVKCEKALAEGMKCMGINGGWNLGNCAGAGIEGHIHLHMLPRWSGDANFMTTVSETRVISSSLEDSYKRLKPLFGNGNNSV; encoded by the coding sequence GTGAAAAGACTGCTGGCACCCTGGAGAGATTCTTATGTGAGTAAACCCACTCCCGACGATGGGTGTATCCTGTGTAAAATTGGTGTTGAAACGGATAATGACAGAAAGAATTATGTTCTTTTTCGCGAACATGGGTTCTATATAGTGCTGAACAGGTTCCCTTACATTAACGGTCACCTGATGATTGTTCCACTCAGGCATGCCGGAGATATTTCCAGTCTTCAGGAATCAGAACTTGATACTATGATCCGACTTGTTGTCAAATGTGAAAAGGCTCTGGCTGAGGGAATGAAATGTATGGGTATCAATGGTGGCTGGAATCTCGGAAATTGTGCAGGCGCCGGTATTGAGGGGCATATCCATTTACATATGCTTCCAAGATGGTCCGGTGACGCGAATTTCATGACAACTGTAAGCGAAACCAGAGTGATATCATCATCGCTTGAAGACAGCTATAAAAGACTGAAACCACTATTCGGGAATGGTAATAACAGTGTTTAA
- the purM gene encoding phosphoribosylformylglycinamidine cyclo-ligase, with product MTQINYRDSGVDIKEGEKAIALMKENVRDTFTKEVLSDLGHFGGLFQADFPGTENPVLVASTDGVGTKLKVASMTLKYDTVGQDLVNHCVNDILVQGATPLFFMDYIACGKLEASVVALIVHGLAVACRENGCALLGGETAEMPGFYNEGDYDVAGTIIGLVDRSMIIDGSSIRPGMTIIGLPSNGLHTNGYSLARKVLFEISQMSPEDRPALLEGSSIGEALLAVHKSYLNVIKPLLKERVIRGIAHITGGGIPGNLSRILPEGCGALIDEKWEIPGIFEIIRECGNIDKVEMRKAFNMGAGMLIVVERSDSDRTLEILQESGELPFLAGEITSQEGISFKS from the coding sequence ATGACGCAGATCAACTACCGCGACAGTGGTGTTGATATTAAGGAGGGGGAGAAAGCCATTGCCCTGATGAAGGAGAATGTAAGAGATACATTCACAAAAGAAGTACTTTCTGATCTGGGTCACTTCGGGGGGCTTTTTCAGGCTGATTTCCCCGGTACGGAGAATCCTGTACTGGTTGCAAGTACTGATGGTGTAGGTACAAAACTGAAAGTTGCCTCCATGACCTTGAAATACGATACTGTGGGTCAGGATCTGGTCAATCACTGTGTTAATGATATTCTGGTTCAGGGAGCTACACCTCTCTTCTTCATGGATTACATTGCGTGCGGGAAACTGGAAGCTTCCGTGGTTGCTCTCATCGTTCACGGGCTTGCTGTCGCGTGCAGGGAGAACGGATGCGCGCTTCTGGGTGGTGAAACCGCTGAAATGCCAGGATTCTACAATGAAGGTGATTATGATGTGGCCGGGACAATTATCGGGCTTGTGGACAGAAGCATGATTATTGATGGTTCGTCCATTCGTCCTGGTATGACCATCATTGGTCTTCCTTCAAACGGGTTGCATACGAACGGTTATTCTCTTGCCAGGAAAGTTCTGTTCGAAATTTCGCAAATGTCTCCTGAGGATAGACCCGCTCTGCTTGAGGGTTCCTCGATTGGGGAAGCTCTTCTTGCGGTTCATAAAAGTTATTTGAACGTGATAAAGCCTTTGCTGAAGGAGCGTGTGATACGGGGAATCGCTCATATTACAGGTGGAGGAATACCCGGGAATCTTTCGAGAATCCTGCCTGAAGGATGCGGCGCGCTGATAGATGAGAAGTGGGAGATTCCAGGTATTTTTGAAATCATCCGGGAGTGCGGGAATATAGATAAGGTTGAAATGCGTAAAGCCTTCAATATGGGTGCAGGAATGTTGATAGTTGTCGAAAGAAGCGATTCAGACAGAACTCTGGAGATCCTTCAGGAATCAGGAGAGTTACCATTCCTGGCCGGAGAGATAACTTCTCAAGAAGGAATTTCGTTCAAATCCTGA
- a CDS encoding LytR C-terminal domain-containing protein: MFKDDKFPWKWVIGGLAVAVISITILIPPPGIQEENEEVETPGDQESVSEPDNVPVLITPDTIRVLVLNGTEIDGLAGRTQMELLRASTDSIAIIAPLDPSDTDFKPYEETILISQLPDLSAAKVIADVLGMSDECIVWEVPADGRTPVVDIIICLGEDMNDSAYSGE, from the coding sequence GTGTTTAAAGATGATAAATTTCCATGGAAATGGGTAATAGGAGGGCTTGCCGTTGCGGTTATTTCCATCACGATTCTAATACCTCCACCGGGCATACAGGAAGAGAACGAGGAAGTGGAAACACCAGGTGATCAGGAATCTGTATCTGAACCCGATAATGTTCCTGTTTTGATTACACCCGATACAATCAGAGTGCTTGTTCTGAATGGAACAGAAATCGATGGACTGGCCGGCAGGACTCAGATGGAATTGCTGAGGGCATCCACCGATTCCATTGCAATTATCGCCCCCTTAGATCCGTCCGATACTGATTTTAAACCATATGAAGAGACTATCCTTATTTCTCAATTGCCTGATCTTTCTGCTGCAAAAGTGATTGCTGATGTTCTTGGAATGTCCGATGAGTGTATTGTATGGGAGGTTCCCGCTGACGGCAGGACCCCGGTTGTTGATATCATTATCTGCCTCGGTGAAGATATGAATGATTCCGCGTACAGCGGTGAATGA
- a CDS encoding tRNA-specific 2-thiouridylase, which yields MHDQNSDALVALSGGVDSSFALSLAIGRYRNVRAGYVDTDGRGIPASAEEVADFLGVQLIRLDASERFKTDVIEWSQDMLSIGLTPNPCARCNARIKLGMLHEILKPSEVLITGHYSRKQGDHVMRGADSSKDQSYFLSMVDSRIISRCVFPLGDMTKAQVQSEAITGGLPFRKDESMDLCFELLADREEPGEILNTSGEVIGTHQGIANYTIGQRKGFGAFGRKMYVVSIDSASGVVTVGDREDLLSSGCTVGSINWFNKPSEFCIEARVQIRYRRRTAAADLEILNDSIHVKFKEPEDAVAPGQVCAVYLDTAVIGGGIITAAERLERKL from the coding sequence GTGCATGATCAGAATTCCGATGCACTGGTTGCGCTTTCCGGCGGAGTCGATTCTTCCTTTGCCTTGAGCCTTGCAATCGGGCGGTACAGAAATGTCAGGGCAGGATATGTTGATACTGACGGTAGAGGTATTCCTGCTTCCGCAGAAGAAGTAGCTGATTTCCTTGGTGTACAGCTGATAAGGCTGGACGCATCGGAGCGGTTCAAGACCGATGTGATTGAGTGGTCACAGGATATGCTCTCAATAGGGCTGACGCCCAATCCATGTGCCAGATGTAATGCCAGAATCAAACTGGGAATGCTGCACGAGATACTGAAACCGTCTGAAGTTCTCATAACAGGTCACTATTCGCGAAAACAGGGCGATCATGTAATGCGGGGAGCGGACAGTTCAAAAGATCAGAGCTATTTTCTTTCGATGGTGGACAGCAGGATAATCTCAAGATGTGTGTTTCCGCTTGGTGATATGACTAAAGCGCAAGTTCAATCAGAGGCGATTACCGGAGGCCTGCCTTTCAGAAAAGATGAAAGCATGGATCTCTGTTTCGAGCTGCTGGCTGACAGAGAAGAACCGGGTGAGATACTTAATACTTCCGGAGAGGTTATCGGTACTCATCAGGGAATAGCGAACTATACTATCGGGCAGAGAAAGGGCTTTGGCGCTTTCGGCCGAAAGATGTATGTGGTCTCAATTGATTCTGCCTCCGGAGTTGTCACAGTTGGTGATCGAGAGGATCTTCTTTCATCAGGTTGTACCGTTGGAAGTATAAACTGGTTCAACAAACCTTCCGAGTTCTGTATTGAAGCGAGGGTTCAGATCAGGTATCGCAGAAGAACTGCGGCCGCTGATCTGGAAATTCTGAATGATTCAATCCATGTGAAATTCAAAGAACCCGAGGATGCTGTTGCGCCGGGGCAGGTGTGTGCTGTATATCTCGATACTGCTGTTATTGGTGGAGGAATTATCACTGCTGCGGAACGACTTGAACGGAAGCTGTAA
- the nadA gene encoding quinolinate synthase NadA, whose product MEESVIREIQRLKTEKNAVILAHSYQPPLIQDIADHVDDSLQLSRIAASTDASVIVFCGVRFMAETAHILAPDKTVLLPEPKAGCPLADCIDVPSLRSLQAMFPDSLTVLYVNSPAEVKAESYACCTSANAFEVVESVPSDSVIFAPDRNLGMFISRRSDKEIHVWNGACRTHAVADIHDIEKHIEEWPDAELLVHPETSPEIWELADAVLGTGGMIRHVSSSSATRFIIGTEEGMVYKLKTLYPEREFIAAGKIYCPNMKVTTLQKILDSLMNLEPAVRLDPEIREKAFAAVARMTEITG is encoded by the coding sequence ATGGAAGAATCTGTCATCCGGGAAATCCAAAGACTGAAAACCGAAAAGAACGCGGTGATCCTTGCTCACAGCTATCAGCCTCCTCTGATACAGGATATCGCTGATCATGTGGATGATTCCCTTCAGTTAAGCAGGATAGCGGCATCAACCGATGCTTCAGTTATCGTTTTCTGCGGAGTCAGATTCATGGCCGAAACCGCCCATATTCTTGCGCCTGACAAGACTGTACTGCTTCCTGAACCGAAAGCTGGATGCCCGCTCGCTGACTGTATAGACGTTCCTTCGCTTCGATCACTTCAGGCAATGTTTCCAGACTCCCTTACAGTACTCTATGTCAACTCTCCTGCTGAAGTGAAGGCTGAAAGTTATGCCTGCTGTACATCGGCTAACGCATTTGAAGTAGTTGAAAGTGTTCCATCTGACAGCGTGATATTTGCTCCTGACAGGAATCTTGGAATGTTCATATCCCGCAGGTCGGATAAAGAGATTCATGTCTGGAACGGTGCCTGCAGAACCCATGCGGTCGCTGATATTCATGATATTGAGAAGCATATTGAAGAATGGCCTGATGCAGAACTGCTGGTCCATCCGGAAACATCCCCTGAAATATGGGAGCTTGCCGACGCCGTACTTGGAACAGGCGGTATGATTCGTCATGTCAGCAGTTCCAGCGCGACCAGGTTCATTATAGGCACGGAAGAGGGGATGGTTTACAAGCTTAAGACCCTCTACCCTGAAAGAGAATTCATCGCAGCCGGCAAAATATACTGTCCTAATATGAAGGTTACTACACTCCAAAAGATACTTGATTCTCTCATGAATCTTGAGCCTGCAGTCCGTCTAGATCCGGAAATCAGAGAAAAAGCATTTGCCGCCGTTGCCAGAATGACGGAGATAACAGGATGA
- the panC gene encoding pantoate--beta-alanine ligase — protein MVVPVLRTTEDVRKTVDEWRSSGKTIGFVPTMGALHSGHLSLVSRAFDYADSVIVSIFVNPIQFGPDEDFESYPRTIRDDLEKLEKAGANAVFYPDKDIIYPEGFSTSVHVSNLTDTLCGKQRPGHFNGVATVCAILFGIVQPDIAVFGRKDAQQLAVIKRMVLDLRFDIRIIGADIYRERDGLAMSSRNRYLRPIERTQATALFRGLSRAAELVCQGERDTALLCQTARRIIEESPLAVIQYMEIVDHDTMKPVERLDSPGLLAVAVYFGKTRLIDNIVLDPDVSYKEA, from the coding sequence ATAGTTGTTCCGGTTCTAAGAACGACTGAAGATGTGCGTAAAACGGTAGATGAATGGAGAAGCAGTGGTAAAACCATTGGTTTTGTTCCAACTATGGGAGCACTTCACTCAGGACATCTGAGCCTTGTCTCAAGGGCTTTTGACTATGCCGATTCCGTCATTGTCTCAATATTTGTAAATCCGATTCAGTTCGGCCCGGATGAGGATTTTGAATCATATCCGCGGACAATCAGGGATGATCTTGAAAAACTTGAAAAAGCCGGTGCGAATGCGGTCTTTTATCCTGATAAGGATATAATCTATCCGGAAGGGTTTTCGACTTCCGTGCATGTTTCCAATCTGACCGATACTCTATGCGGGAAGCAAAGACCCGGTCATTTTAATGGAGTGGCAACGGTATGCGCAATACTATTTGGTATCGTACAGCCGGATATAGCGGTATTTGGAAGGAAGGATGCACAGCAGCTGGCTGTGATTAAGCGAATGGTTCTTGACCTCAGATTCGATATCAGGATTATTGGAGCTGACATATACAGAGAGCGTGATGGTCTGGCCATGAGTTCCCGAAACAGGTATCTTCGACCTATCGAAAGAACGCAGGCGACAGCACTGTTCAGAGGGCTATCCAGAGCTGCTGAACTTGTCTGTCAGGGCGAAAGGGACACTGCGCTGCTTTGTCAGACTGCTCGGAGAATCATAGAAGAATCTCCGCTGGCAGTTATTCAGTATATGGAGATAGTGGATCACGATACAATGAAGCCTGTTGAAAGACTTGATAGTCCGGGGCTTCTTGCTGTTGCGGTTTATTTCGGAAAGACTCGTCTAATTGACAACATCGTTCTTGATCCGGATGTAAGTTATAAGGAGGCCTAA
- a CDS encoding arginine--tRNA ligase produces the protein MEPATLRTELERILSSTIDNIWGDQIPDGFQVTVKGSDNLEFGDLSCQSALKLARIVHDNPRRIASVIAESIEGKLPWISGVSVDGPGFINFTLSLQYLVSVSGMLASRSLISLLPDIGNGRKALVEYVSSNPTGPLTVGHCRQAVLGESISSLLEATGWEVSREYYFNDTGRQMVLLGMSLAARYKAVDGDEAEIPEGGYHGDYIIEWAHELRDEQGSDLSWEDSSNEFITFAKEKAIGFIKSDLSLLNIEFDRYFAESELIPDAVRSTIEKLSLIEINGKSLVYPDNDEPEKLWLRFTALGRPSDRVIVRDNGMYTYRLPDIAYHIDKFSRGYDRMIDVFGADHLDTSKDVTAALEVLLGSTTVSDRLRIIIHQFVTLVREGRKIKMSTRAGKFVTLKELIHEAGSVDVTKYLFLTRRAEAHMDFDLDLARKESNENPVYYVQYAHARISGIMRTAKEAGISLPDEHTALSADLLDGEHERELMRLLELVPSRIAAAAEVCEPHRLTEILADLATGFHRFYQHERIVDSDNPDASSARLMLCEACRRSISGLLEILGIDAPERM, from the coding sequence ATGGAACCGGCAACCCTTAGGACTGAACTGGAGCGAATACTCTCAAGCACGATAGATAACATCTGGGGTGATCAGATACCGGACGGTTTCCAGGTTACGGTGAAGGGTTCAGATAACCTTGAATTCGGTGATCTTTCCTGTCAGTCCGCTTTGAAGCTTGCCAGGATAGTCCATGACAATCCCCGAAGAATTGCATCAGTGATTGCTGAAAGTATAGAAGGAAAACTGCCCTGGATATCCGGTGTAAGCGTTGACGGCCCTGGTTTTATCAATTTCACGCTGTCTCTTCAGTATCTTGTATCCGTCTCCGGCATGCTTGCTTCCAGAAGCTTGATATCTCTTCTCCCTGATATTGGCAACGGCAGAAAAGCACTCGTTGAATACGTCAGCTCGAATCCTACCGGACCTCTTACAGTGGGTCATTGCAGGCAGGCAGTGCTTGGAGAATCAATCAGTAGTCTTCTTGAAGCTACAGGATGGGAAGTCAGCAGGGAGTACTATTTCAACGATACCGGGCGTCAGATGGTGCTTCTGGGAATGTCTCTGGCTGCAAGATACAAAGCTGTTGATGGCGATGAAGCGGAAATTCCCGAAGGTGGGTACCATGGGGATTATATCATTGAATGGGCTCATGAACTCCGCGATGAACAGGGTTCAGATCTATCATGGGAGGACAGCAGTAATGAGTTCATCACATTCGCAAAGGAAAAGGCGATAGGGTTCATCAAATCAGACCTTTCTTTGCTGAATATCGAATTCGACAGATATTTCGCGGAAAGCGAATTAATACCGGATGCAGTACGCTCAACAATAGAAAAACTCTCTTTGATTGAGATTAATGGAAAAAGCCTGGTTTATCCTGATAATGATGAACCGGAAAAACTCTGGCTGAGATTTACTGCCCTTGGCAGACCTTCGGACAGAGTCATTGTCAGAGATAATGGAATGTACACATATCGCCTGCCTGATATTGCCTATCATATTGATAAATTCTCCAGAGGATATGATCGGATGATCGATGTATTCGGGGCGGATCATCTGGATACCAGCAAGGATGTGACAGCAGCACTTGAGGTTCTTCTTGGCAGTACCACTGTTTCTGACAGATTAAGAATTATTATTCATCAGTTTGTTACACTGGTTCGAGAAGGCAGGAAGATCAAGATGTCGACCAGGGCCGGGAAATTTGTCACTCTGAAGGAGCTGATTCACGAAGCGGGTTCAGTTGATGTTACGAAGTATCTTTTCCTCACTAGAAGAGCTGAAGCCCACATGGATTTCGATCTTGATCTTGCCAGAAAAGAATCAAATGAAAATCCGGTTTATTATGTACAGTACGCTCATGCCAGAATTTCAGGGATAATGCGTACAGCGAAGGAAGCGGGAATCAGCCTGCCGGATGAGCATACCGCTTTGTCCGCAGATCTTCTTGATGGTGAACATGAAAGGGAACTTATGCGGTTGCTGGAACTTGTTCCATCCAGAATAGCTGCAGCTGCAGAAGTCTGCGAACCGCACAGGCTTACGGAGATCCTTGCAGATCTGGCTACAGGATTTCACAGGTTCTATCAGCACGAAAGAATAGTTGATTCGGATAATCCTGATGCTTCTTCAGCAAGGTTGATGCTTTGCGAAGCATGCAGGCGCAGTATAAGCGGTCTGCTTGAGATATTGGGGATAGACGCCCCGGAAAGAATGTAA
- a CDS encoding 2,3-bisphosphoglycerate-independent phosphoglycerate mutase yields the protein MMYKGLTEELARKTDSRILLAVIDGVGDVSNAELGGRTPLEAAETPNLDRIASESALGLHIPVSPGITPGSGPAHLALFGYDPVAFDVGRGVLAALGMEFDLEYGDLVARINFCTVDDDGVVTDRRAGRISTERCIKLVELLSDIEIRDVETFVFPVKQHRACIVFRGEGLDDNIEDTDPGLTGEKPVNVTGPGKSARVVREFIIEAGRILHRKHPANFIILRGFSLYAEFPSIRDCFRLTPAVAALYPMYKGVARLAGMDVLKCEPEDLDGQARAAANALESGHDFIFLHHKPADSAGEDGNVPAKIKAIEEFDRHFPSFLKLGFDVVCVTGDHSTPCPMKLHSWHPVPVLINGGPQRVGYSKVFSEREALSGALGSFRATDLMPLLLASAGKLAKFGA from the coding sequence ATAATGTATAAAGGATTAACAGAAGAACTGGCTCGAAAGACGGATTCGAGGATACTGCTCGCGGTCATAGACGGTGTTGGGGATGTTTCAAACGCTGAGCTTGGCGGCAGAACGCCTCTTGAAGCAGCGGAAACTCCAAATCTTGACAGAATTGCGTCTGAGAGCGCGCTTGGCTTGCATATTCCGGTGTCCCCTGGAATCACGCCCGGAAGTGGTCCGGCGCATCTTGCTCTCTTCGGGTATGATCCAGTTGCTTTCGATGTGGGACGGGGAGTCCTCGCGGCGCTCGGAATGGAATTTGACCTGGAATATGGGGATCTTGTGGCCAGGATCAACTTCTGTACGGTAGACGATGATGGCGTTGTAACCGATAGAAGAGCAGGGAGAATATCCACAGAAAGATGTATTAAGCTGGTTGAACTTCTGTCAGACATAGAGATAAGAGATGTTGAGACATTCGTATTTCCCGTTAAACAGCACAGAGCATGTATAGTATTCCGGGGAGAAGGTCTTGATGATAATATTGAGGATACCGATCCCGGACTGACAGGGGAAAAGCCTGTCAATGTCACTGGTCCAGGGAAGTCCGCACGGGTTGTCAGAGAATTTATTATTGAAGCCGGGCGAATCCTGCATAGAAAACATCCGGCAAATTTCATCATTCTGCGCGGTTTTTCCCTCTATGCGGAATTCCCATCCATAAGAGATTGTTTCAGGCTTACTCCCGCAGTTGCTGCGCTTTATCCGATGTACAAAGGTGTTGCGAGACTCGCAGGTATGGATGTTCTCAAATGTGAACCCGAGGATCTGGATGGTCAGGCCAGAGCTGCGGCTAACGCGCTTGAAAGTGGACATGATTTTATTTTCCTTCATCATAAACCGGCGGACAGCGCCGGAGAAGATGGAAACGTGCCTGCAAAGATCAAGGCTATCGAAGAGTTTGACAGACACTTCCCTTCATTCCTGAAACTGGGCTTTGATGTAGTCTGTGTTACTGGAGATCACAGTACGCCATGTCCTATGAAACTGCACAGCTGGCATCCTGTTCCGGTGCTTATCAACGGTGGCCCTCAGAGAGTAGGATACAGTAAAGTATTTTCAGAAAGAGAAGCTCTCTCAGGTGCCTTGGGTTCGTTCAGAGCAACGGATCTCATGCCGCTCCTTCTGGCTTCAGCCGGGAAGCTGGCAAAATTCGGTGCATGA